The Kryptolebias marmoratus isolate JLee-2015 linkage group LG1, ASM164957v2, whole genome shotgun sequence sequence CTTTGTTTGCCCGAGATTAGTCCACATATGTTCCCTTTTCAGAGTGGCCCAACTTGTCCTCAGCTCTGAAACCGCTGCGAAATGTCAAGACAGAGCAGCTCTTACAGGCGTCTTATGTTTGAGGAAACTGTGGTTGTGTCTTGTGCTGGAAAGCCCCTGGCATGCCCTGTCAGATATGCTTTATAGCACACACTGCGTGCCTCGTTAATGTTGTACCCAAGATCAGTTCGGGACGTAGTGGTGTCAGATTGTTTAAATGCAGGACTTCACTCTGTTCCTGTTCTCGAGAAGTCTCTGTTTTTAGGCGACGTGACAGCTCGGAGTCCTCCCAGCCATTGTTCCTTTGTGCCAGAAAGTTAGCAGTTGTGGTTAAGCGTTCACTTCGAGGCCCTCGTTCACTGGTTCACTTTCCGAGTTGTCTCCTGCAGTCCATGCTGAAGCTATATTAACGCTGTAAGGGCATTAAAATGTTCCTTTGAGCTCTACTCTAGCTACAGTCGGTGTCCCTGTCTGGTATTTTTCAGCAGTCAGGAGTTGGAACACGTGACACGAGTGACAGAGGTCTTTGTGGGCTTTTCCAAGGAAACACTTTGTTGACACAGCAGTAGCTCTTTAAAGGAACAAAGAAGGAAATTGGATTTAGGCGTCTGCTCGGGGTTTTGAGGCATTTGTTAGTTGGGGTACCTGAAATAAACTTGCACCTGCCAGCTTCTCCTTGAACACTCGTCTTGTTTTTGTGCCTTCAGACCAAAACAAGCAACCAGCTGTCCGTGTTGGTTGTTGACAAGGCAAACGCGACGCTGCTGCTCTGTGATTAGATGAATGGTAGAATGTGGGCGGGCGGAATGCTTTTCACCTGAATTATCTACgtcttcctgtctctgtcttCGTCATAGGTGCTTTTGATCTGTTGCGTAAAACGTCAGCGTCTCCCATTACACAACTTCCTGTTGTATTGTAGCAGAGGCAGGCGACAGCGTCACAGGACTACTTGTTCTGCCAAACTGCACTCACACAGGGTTTGTTTATCGGTTGAGCAAGCAGTGAAAGGTGGGGGTTTCGCCGTACCTTGTGTGACGAGGAACACAAGGAGACGTTTCCTGTAACAGCCGACCTACTTAATTTGGTATCTTCTGGTAAACGGAACACCGTTCCACCTGATGAGAAATGTTTGTTCTTTCATGAAGCGACCGCCGGTGAGTCAGAGCCTCAGTTCGCGTCTAGATGGAGGAAGTGCAGTGCCCTGATAAGGGAATGTTGTGAATATTCAAAACTGTTCCTCTAGTTTACCCCAAGAGCGATCAGATGGTTCGTTAAGGGTCATCCACAAATAACGTCATGTGTTTTAGTTATGGGGAAATAACCGTGAGGATCTTTCTGAAGAGGCATACAAATAGATTTTGGGAATGGCAGTTTCTACTGTTCTCAGAGCTGCCACAAGGGTTCAAGGGCTGGAGGAGATaaagggggggaggagggacGTGGTGAACAAAGCTGTGGGACACAGGAGTCTGGTTTAAGCCGAAAGTGCTGAACAGAACAGGGTTGTTTGTTCTCTGGGCTTCCTGTGGTGAAGCACTCATTACAGTATTCAGACAGAAGGGCgagtcaaaacaaacatgttgttgGATTTTCATAATGTGATTCTTTGGGTTATCAGTCCGCCCTTCTGTGGTCGACTCAGGCCGAGGTGcctctcctccagcagctgcttttcTCCTGCGCCTGTCGGGTCTAATAAGCATTCTCACTCCGTCTCTGCTAGCAATGGCTCAAGAGACCAACCAGAGCCCGGTCCCCATGCTTTGTGCCACCGGCTGCGGTTTCTATGGCAACCCACGGACCAATGGCATGTGCTCTGTGTGCTACAAGGAACACCTGACGCGACAGCAGAGCAGCGACCGCATGAGCCCCCTCAGCCCAATGGGTAAGACAGCAAAGAAAAATCCCACCCACCCACGCAAAACttagactttgttttttctactgGTTCTGATATTTAAAATGAAGTGGTGCATTTTACATTAATATACCTTTTATGTATATCATATTTTATATAGTTTAGAAATAAAGTCAAGTCAGTGTATTGCAGGACATggtttgaatgtttattttacttcagaTGTCGCTGTTTTGACTTACCTCCTTTGTCCTTATTAAGGCTCCACTGCTAGTCCTACCTCAGAGGCCTCAGCCATCCAGAGACTAGAAGCCAGTCTAGCCAAGGTTGATGCCTCCCCTGCCTCTTCACCAGACATGTCTAGGTCAGTGGGGTCTAGTGTTTACTCTTTGAGCTAGTTGGAGAATCCTCCTCAAATCTAAGCCCGTGTGGTCGTCCAACTGACCGGTTTCTCTTCAAAAATTGCTCTTGCAGGACTGTTCAAGGGTCTCTTCCTGTAACTCAACAGATGACAGAGATGAGCATCTCCAGAGAGGACAAGCCTGAACCCCTAGAGCCTGgtaaaatgcacacaaacatgtttgtgtaaCAAGACACTTCTTGGAGCATATTgtgacacacacatgcacactgttGAAAGCTGACAGACATCTTAAGACAAGCTTTGATTCGAAGGCGTCGTTGCAGCCTCGGTTTATTTTCGATGCTTTGCTGCGTACCTTAAACTCAACAGTTGGTTTTTACTTACATCCTCCAAGAAGGAGATGGTGCCTAAAAATAAGCCTGTTTAAAAATATCTCTAAAGCGCAGGACACTCAGATTTGTTCCCGCCTGCTGGAGTCTTTCTTAGAGTAGTGTACTGGATTCTGCCAAGAGCACGAGACCGTTCagagaaaagagacaaataCGTTATTTATGCAAATTTATAGACTCAAATACTTATACTTAAATCTGTTTGTATAGCTTATATCATTAAACATTATGCTTTTTGCTGCTATTGTGAA is a genomic window containing:
- the zfand5a gene encoding AN1-type zinc finger protein 5a yields the protein MAQETNQSPVPMLCATGCGFYGNPRTNGMCSVCYKEHLTRQQSSDRMSPLSPMGSTASPTSEASAIQRLEASLAKVDASPASSPDMSRTVQGSLPVTQQMTEMSISREDKPEPLEPVVNQPAASSPTPVASSSTEESKSDTPKPKKNRCFMCRKRVGLTGFDCRCGNLFCGIHRYSDKHNCPYDYKAEAAAKIRKENPVVVADKIQRI